From Ananas comosus cultivar F153 unplaced genomic scaffold, ASM154086v1, whole genome shotgun sequence, the proteins below share one genomic window:
- the LOC109705378 gene encoding uncharacterized protein LOC109705378 has protein sequence MYKNNVKNSGAYAACGGRGVYLGITTLCSFTSACYVLVKSIVMLGVASGEWGRRHRDFGEKGGAAAVEALFLSSLALAVAHLVVAYRTSCRERRKLLVYRIDIEAVKLKGVQTKGVK, from the exons tataaaaataatgttaaaaattcAGGCGCTTATGCGGCTTGTGGTGGGCGAGGAGTGTATTTGGGAATCACAACGCTCTGCAGTTTCACGTCGGCGTGTTATGTTCTGGTGAAGTCGATTGTTATGCTCGGGGTGGCCTCCGGGGAGTGGGGGCGGCGGCACCGCGATTTTGGGGAGAAGGGCGGGGCGGCGGCCGTGGAAGCGCTTTTTCTGAGCTCGCTGGCGCTTGCGGTGGCGCATCTGGTGGTGGCGTACCGCACCAGCTGCAGGGAGCGGCGGAAGCTGCTTGTCTACAGAATCGACATCGAAGCA GTAAAGTTGAAGGGAGTCCAAACAAAAGGAGTGAAGTGA